Proteins from a genomic interval of Clostridium sp. M62/1:
- a CDS encoding 6-phospho-beta-glucosidase: MRNDFLWGGATAANQCEGGWQEGGRGPAIVDVLPHGERRLAVMNGTCDYRSLSADTFYPGRQAIDHYGRCREDIALFAEMGFKCYRFSISWSRIFPDGEGERPSEEGLRFYDSLIDELLKYGIEPVVTLCHFDIPLALVEKYGSWRSRRVIDCYLRYCQVLFRRFQGRVRRWITFNEINMLMHLPFMGAGIRFEEGENELQVKYQAAHHELVASALAVKLAHQIDPESQAGCMLAAGSVYPYSCRPEDVWESMKKDRETYFLIDVQARGEYPSYARKLFEREGIQIAMEPGDEELLRENTADFIALSYYNSRTVRADGQGEASGGNVFASAKNPYLKVSQWGWPIDPLGFRITLNALYDRYRKPLFVVENGLGALDTLTEDRTVEDDYRIGYLSSHIRAMMDAVDEDGVDVIGYTAWGCIDLISATTGEMSKRYGLIYVDRDNEGKGTNERIRKKSFWWYKDVIASNGESLKRDSEQ, from the coding sequence GATTTCTTGTGGGGCGGCGCTACGGCTGCCAATCAGTGTGAAGGCGGCTGGCAGGAAGGCGGCAGGGGGCCGGCGATTGTGGATGTGCTGCCCCATGGAGAGCGGAGGCTTGCGGTGATGAACGGCACCTGCGATTACCGCAGCCTTTCGGCAGACACCTTCTACCCGGGACGCCAGGCCATTGACCACTACGGCCGCTGCAGGGAGGATATTGCCCTGTTTGCCGAGATGGGCTTTAAGTGCTACCGCTTTTCTATTTCCTGGTCGCGAATTTTCCCGGACGGGGAAGGGGAGAGACCCAGTGAAGAGGGACTTCGGTTTTACGACAGCCTTATTGACGAGCTTTTAAAATACGGCATCGAGCCGGTGGTGACGCTCTGCCATTTTGACATACCGCTGGCTCTGGTGGAAAAATATGGATCCTGGAGAAGCCGCCGGGTGATTGACTGCTATCTGAGATACTGCCAGGTACTGTTCCGGCGGTTTCAGGGAAGGGTTCGCCGCTGGATTACCTTTAATGAGATTAACATGCTGATGCACCTGCCCTTCATGGGAGCCGGAATCCGTTTTGAGGAGGGGGAGAATGAGCTTCAGGTAAAGTATCAGGCTGCTCACCATGAGCTGGTGGCCTCTGCTCTTGCGGTGAAGCTGGCCCACCAGATCGATCCGGAGTCTCAGGCAGGCTGTATGCTGGCAGCAGGGAGCGTCTATCCCTACAGCTGCCGGCCGGAGGATGTTTGGGAGAGCATGAAGAAGGACAGGGAGACCTACTTTCTCATCGACGTGCAGGCAAGGGGGGAGTACCCTTCCTATGCCAGAAAGCTGTTTGAGCGTGAGGGGATTCAGATAGCCATGGAGCCGGGGGACGAGGAGCTTCTCCGGGAAAATACAGCGGACTTTATCGCTCTGTCCTACTACAACAGCCGTACTGTCAGGGCAGATGGACAGGGGGAGGCCTCTGGAGGCAATGTGTTTGCATCGGCGAAGAATCCCTATCTGAAGGTGAGCCAGTGGGGCTGGCCCATCGATCCCCTGGGCTTTCGCATTACGCTTAACGCCCTCTATGACCGCTACAGGAAGCCTCTGTTCGTTGTGGAGAACGGTCTGGGAGCCCTCGATACCCTGACAGAGGACAGGACCGTTGAGGACGATTACCGGATTGGTTACCTGAGCTCCCATATCAGAGCCATGATGGACGCCGTCGATGAGGACGGAGTGGACGTGATCGGATATACTGCCTGGGGCTGTATTGACCTGATCAGCGCCACCACCGGGGAGATGTCCAAGCGGTACGGGCTTATCTATGTCGACAGGGACAACGAAGGAAAGGGGACCAATGAGAGGATAAGGAAAAAGTCCTTCTGGTGGTATAAGGATGTCATCGCCTCCAACGGTGAAAGTCTGAAGCGGGACAGCGAACAATAG
- a CDS encoding S-ribosylhomocysteine lyase, whose translation MDKITSFTINHLKLLPGVYVSRKDKAGDTTVTTFDIRMTRPNFEPVMNTAEVHTIEHLGATFLRNHTEYKDRVLYFGPMGCRTGFYLLLCGDYESRDIVPLMKEMFAFIRDYRGDVPGASARDCGNYLDMNLPMANWLADRFLREVLDSVDDSRLLYPED comes from the coding sequence ATGGATAAAATCACAAGCTTTACCATCAACCACTTAAAACTGCTTCCGGGTGTCTATGTATCCAGAAAGGACAAGGCCGGAGATACGACAGTCACCACCTTCGACATCCGCATGACCAGGCCAAACTTTGAACCTGTCATGAATACTGCGGAAGTTCACACCATTGAGCATCTGGGCGCCACCTTCCTCAGAAACCACACCGAGTACAAAGACCGTGTGCTCTACTTCGGCCCCATGGGCTGCCGCACCGGTTTCTACCTGCTTCTTTGCGGCGACTATGAGTCAAGGGATATTGTGCCTCTGATGAAGGAAATGTTCGCCTTTATCCGCGACTACAGGGGAGATGTGCCGGGCGCATCTGCAAGGGACTGCGGAAACTATCTGGATATGAATCTTCCCATGGCCAACTGGCTGGCTGACCGTTTTCTGAGAGAGGTGCTGGATTCTGTGGACGACAGCAGGCTCCTCTATCCGGAAGACTGA